From the Candidatus Omnitrophota bacterium genome, the window GTGAGGATAGAGGGTTTCCGCGCGGGAAAAGCCCCTGTCGCCCTCATAGAAAAAGATTTCGGCGAAGACATCAGGAACGCCCAGGAGAGCTATCTCCTGTCAAAAAAGGTCTATCAGGTATGCGATGAGAACAAAATAATCCCTGTCGCGCCGGCGAAGCTCACTGAATTCAAGTGGGATGGCGATAAACCGGTTAAATTCTCCGTGGAAGTCGAAGTGATGCCTGAATTCGAAGCGGGCGGCTACAAAAAAATAAGCATAAAGGAGCCCTCCGTTGCCGTTACTGATGAGGAAGCGGAACAAGCCCTGCAGAATCTGCGGGAAAAGGCCTTCTCCCTGGAAAAAACAGAACTCTCAAAACCGAAAAAAGGCCTGTTCATCAAATACGACCTCGGGGTGATATGCGCCGGGGAAACACAGAAAAAAATGAGCAGGAGAAATCTCACCGCCGAACTCGACGAGAAGAAAATATTCCCGCCTCTCTGGCCGGACATACTGAAACTGAAGAAAGGCGAGGCCGGGGAAATCAAATTCACCGCCGATAAAGATTTTAAACCCGCCGAATTCGCCGGCAAGGAAGTGACATACGTCATCCTCATAACCGAAATTTTTGAAAAAAAACTGCCCCCTCTCGACGATAGTTTCGCGTCGCTCTTCGGGGCGAAAAACCTCCCTGAACTGCGGGAATCGCTCAAAAAGCGCATGATTATGGAAAAAGAATCCGAAAAACACAGGAGCGTAAGGGAGCAGATAACCGCGGCGCTGCTGAAAAAAAACAATTTTGAACTCCCCGCGTCGCTCCTTGAGGAAGAAAAAAAATCATTGAGCGGACATCTGAGCGAACAGTACCCCGGACAGGACATGAAAGCTGTCGGGCCCCAGATAGAAAAAACAGCCGGTGAAAACTTAAGGATCTCACTGATCCTCGGCAAAATCGCCGAAAAGGAAAACATAACGGTAACGGAAGAAGAACTGAAAGAGAAACTCGGCAAAAATTATTCGCCGTCCACGACCAGAATGAAAGACGCGCTGTTGACGGATAAAATTTTTGATTTTATAATCAAGGAGGGTAATGTAAAATGAACGCTCACTCGATGCTCATTCCAATGGTGGTGGAAGCCACCGACCGGGGAGAAAGGGCGTATGACATTTTTTCACGGCTCCTGAAAGAAAGAATCATATTTCTCGGCGCACCCATAGACGACAGCGTAGCCAATCTCATCATAGCGCAGCTGATTTTCCTCGAATCGCAGGACCGGGACAAAGAGATTTCCATATACATCAACAATCCCGGAGGCATCGTCACCAGCGGCCTGGCCATTCTGGATACGATGAACTTCATACACAACCCGATAGCCACATACTGCCTCGGGCAGGCGGCGTCAATGGCGGCTGTAATACTCTCCTGCGGACTGAAAGGCAAACGCAGGGCTCTGCCGAATGCCAGGATAATGATACACCAGCCTCTGGGCGGGGTACAGGGCCAGGCGACGGACATAGGCATTCAGGCGAAGGAAATACTGAGAATGAAGCAGCGGCTCAACGAAATACTCGCCAAATCCACGGGGC encodes:
- the tig gene encoding trigger factor; translated protein: MEGVKISEKSKTVKQLDFIIDAASAADSRKLAVQRISRSVRIEGFRAGKAPVALIEKDFGEDIRNAQESYLLSKKVYQVCDENKIIPVAPAKLTEFKWDGDKPVKFSVEVEVMPEFEAGGYKKISIKEPSVAVTDEEAEQALQNLREKAFSLEKTELSKPKKGLFIKYDLGVICAGETQKKMSRRNLTAELDEKKIFPPLWPDILKLKKGEAGEIKFTADKDFKPAEFAGKEVTYVILITEIFEKKLPPLDDSFASLFGAKNLPELRESLKKRMIMEKESEKHRSVREQITAALLKKNNFELPASLLEEEKKSLSGHLSEQYPGQDMKAVGPQIEKTAGENLRISLILGKIAEKENITVTEEELKEKLGKNYSPSTTRMKDALLTDKIFDFIIKEGNVK
- a CDS encoding ATP-dependent Clp protease proteolytic subunit, which codes for MLIPMVVEATDRGERAYDIFSRLLKERIIFLGAPIDDSVANLIIAQLIFLESQDRDKEISIYINNPGGIVTSGLAILDTMNFIHNPIATYCLGQAASMAAVILSCGLKGKRRALPNARIMIHQPLGGVQGQATDIGIQAKEILRMKQRLNEILAKSTGHNVDKIEKDTERDYFMTADEALAYGIVDEVIKDRK